One Trichoplusia ni isolate ovarian cell line Hi5 chromosome 6, tn1, whole genome shotgun sequence DNA segment encodes these proteins:
- the LOC113495415 gene encoding transcriptional regulator ATRX-like, translating into MHMTKVPRLLLVLLCSELCAAIKVPVTWNDSVKSEVKNEQNVESPVEIFNPQNVQTRSHNQQPIPIEYFEYTAQKPKFATEIAAFHGVKNPEQNYKAYPVQPYTGKQKPVLGVHHLLDEERPIYHPLQTYIHQNKVLNRYVHPTSSGYEIFHPYKAEEPALQTIYRDPVLSKIRNDIQDSKNRLQAYEQAAGEPHISADEYLESPEKTDRKLFPQKNEPAPYEIHRPERVPAYYRAPTRDLHRDHALNQKFRHPWNQQNVKIRPVHYLPLHKHIGKLRNKHAMKYDDEHNEYPQVPVSENIEKLPEGYDIYEKGKQKYTQLRNNLDESVNNIVQKHHPANYKTLELQNNSDHKNEQIDEEFIPVKNYAQVRKTETYKHLPKTAAFDDAETYEEILNAPRLREAVKSTKAQTVYSEEGYEDSAYDHAGEQKHASDQEGHGGFLKEHENSGGLYKIPSVAGKYQDGAGSEYRDNTEHGKAWNSNDKDEEEETEAEDYSEIEHDESVETDAYNGDDAEIGNRNKREGEAETEIETNNEDNNDDSSELNPTAHDNESNDPDTEHEVGKREVNFKVPEIDLNSTFIIKSPTTKHHEKKNAPLRKKESLKNKYPYYFKNLKGVHKNSPLRYAENLKLIPKKSRGGTEFYDSRSKLQCSEVDEDVDPLPEKLKNGENPTNEDEDDDEESKAKSFDTVKQVPRLEGLGDKIDCFKAKYFGENPLDSPFFKEDIISNPEPIFAPKLSTFQLKNTKGDTAEESKVNKVISAADIFREDAKTNIFDLLDKLRIDQNNLHENLNKSSLKLHTALNIIPFNNVQSNKTEHSDVYTDVLKNIQNSQDKSEDIATVLLNSEVVKSNVTYDSFQKREDITKKPPQLRKKRAAPFVYEPYKIIRDGQVQDSKKTTTTSNISPLIKQLQSSGVADRVSRSNKDDKLPKKSLNSRTYVDIGRKARAKPQVYNGSDHTFVDVSIDQRRGEPRYELRPSNHKAEYTPVENKRAMSVVAYNAQKTTEKNIITTKPTPIRGRQRFRSTTTTVRPVYDVAQFIPKPLQVQNVAASNSVKKTVTTAPASVQEKERKQDEDSEEVEDSEEYDDDDDEEEEDDEEEVPTTTTTTTLKPSFRKRIKFTTTTEKVPEHNTESEAQLLKLVTRFRNYKPTDESEPKDKVKPAPEVKKNVEESDIALPKYREKKKKSHTSTIVTDSNKYGNEDEDEDMEKTVDDLIGVKHDMKDYMPMYEKEESKKNKHHQSRNEENNDSREEEEEDSENEDENDDDDDDHPENSEEEESGEDDEEEDGEDDNDDKKDDDNTEPEIQATTPEPTKRTLIRTTDAPPTTKATFVHTTIPSMPSRIIKPEGRPVITRKKIEIHKELPVNKSSPHITQFKQDIKQVEIIKEIPTTSRKKPQKNAEVLNLYKDDNLAQEINKLGDVEIFRENLNLNEGPKHGGNYRKATKEELRLLKPRENTAKRAKDAETSQSETNKNVELEEFVPKRLHGGNLKALSDTKRSRSSDRNSKLIELNDPPVRMHGGNLKYDKDRRGGRRSEKLIELDDEEDDHSSQDDKEYKPLNTRHERMHGGNYRSAKIVAPQEDDDIQVKSSKKESPRNAALLLAQFAQAAPILTSTPAYILDPSKRMYYYVDA; encoded by the coding sequence ATGCACATGACCAAAGTCCCTCGTCTACTCCTAGTGCTTCTGTGTAGTGAACTGTGTGCGGCCATTAAGGTCCCAGTAACCTGGAACGATAGTGTAAAAAGTGAAGTGAAAAATGAACAGAATGTGGAATCACCCGTGGAAATATTCAATCCTCAAAATGTGCAAACCAGATCACATAACCAGCAACCTATCCCGAtcgaatattttgaatatacgGCTCAGAAACCTAAATTTGCGACCGAAATAGCGGCGTTTCATGGCGTGAAAAATCctgaacaaaattataaagcgTATCCTGTGCAGCCTTACACAGGTAAACAGAAACCTGTGTTGGGTGTTCACCACCTGTTAGATGAAGAAAGGCCGATCTATCATCCACTTCAAACttacatacatcaaaataaagtgttaaataGATATGTTCATCCGACGTCTTCGGGCTATGAAATCTTCCACCCATATAAAGCTGAGGAGCCTGCATTGCAAACAATTTACAGAGATCCTGTACTATCAAAAATCAGAAATGATATACAGGATAGTAAAAATAGACTACAAGCCTATGAACAGGCAGCCGGCGAGCCTCATATTTCAGCTGACGAATATTTAGAAAGTCCTGAAAAAACAGACAGAAAattatttccacaaaaaaatgAACCAGCCCCTTATGAAATTCACAGACCTGAAAGAGTACCAGCTTATTACAGAGCACCGACCAGAGACCTTCACAGAGATCATGCACTAAACCAAAAATTCAGACACCCATGGAACCaacaaaatgtgaaaataagACCTGTACATTACCTTCCTTTACATAAACACATAGGAAAGTTACGAAACAAACACGCGATGAAATATGACGATGAACATAATGAGTATCCTCAAGTTCCTGTTTCTGAAAATATTGAGAAGCTTCCTGAAGGTTATGATATATatgaaaaaggtaaacaaaaatacacacaacttAGAAATAATCTCGATGAATCGGTAAACAACATTGTTCAAAAACATCATCCAGCTAACTATAAGACATTAGAACTTCAAAACAATAGTGATCATAAAAACGAACAAATTGATGAAGAATTTATACCTGTTAAAAATTACGCACAAGTAAGAAAAACTGAGACATATAAGCATTTGCCAAAAACTGCTGCCTTTGATGACGCAGAAACATATGAGGAAATTTTAAATGCACCAAGGCTACGCGAAGCTGTTAAGAGTACAAAGGCTCAAACCGTATACAGCGAAGAAGGTTATGAAGACTCTGCCTACGATCATGCTGGGGAACAAAAACATGCTTCGGATCAAGAAGGTCACGGTGGTTTTCTAAAAGAACACGAAAATAGTGGTGGATTGTACAAAATACCCAGTGTAGCTGGTAAGTACCAAGACGGTGCAGGATCTGAGTACAGAGACAATACCGAACATGGTAAGGCATGGAACAGTAATGATAAAGATGAAGAGGAAGAAACAGAAGCTGAAGATTACTCAGAAATTGAACATGATGAATCTGTTGAAACCGATGCTTATAATGGCGATGATGCAGAGATTGGTAATCGAAATAAACGCGAAGGAGAGGCAGAAACCgaaattgaaacaaacaatGAAGACAACAATGATGATAGTAGTGAACTTAATCCTACAGCTCACGATAACGAATCAAATGATCCAGACACGGAACACGAAGTTGGTAAACGAGAAGTTAACTTTAAGGTACCAGAAATAGATTTGAATTCAACATTTATCATAAAATCACCTACAACTAAACATcatgaaaagaaaaatgcaCCGCTTCGAAAAAAAGAGAGTTTGAAGAATAAGTATccatactattttaaaaacttaaaaggtGTTCATAAAAATTCACCTTTAAGGTACgctgaaaatttaaaactcaTACCCAAAAAATCGAGGGGTGGGACGGAATTTTACGATTCAAGATCGAAACTACAATGTTCTGAGGTAGATGAAGACGTAGACCCTTTAcctgaaaaacttaaaaatggaGAAAACCCCACTAATGAGGATGAAGATGACGACGAGGAATCAAAAGCTAAAAGCTTCGATACCGTCAAACAAGTTCCACGCCTTGAAGGCCTCGGTGATAAAATCGATTGtttcaaagcaaaatattttggGGAAAATCCTTTGGATAGTCCATTTTTCAAAGAAGACATTATATCGAACCCTGAACCAATTTTCGCTCCAAAATTGTCAACATTCCAACTGAAAAATACTAAAGGTGATACAGCTGAAGAATCTAAAGTAAATAAGGTTATTAGTGCTGCAGATATTTTTAGGGAAGATgccaagacaaatatttttgatttactGGATAAACTGAGGATTGATCAGaataatttacatgaaaacctaaataaatcaAGCTTAAAATTACACACTGCTCTGAATATAATTCCATTTAATAATGTTCAATCCAACAAAACAGAACATAGTGATGTTTATACTGATgtccttaaaaatatacaaaattcccAAGATAAGTCTGAAGATATAGCTACAGTTCTATTAAATTCTGAAGTAGTGAAATCGAATGTAACTTACGATTCCTTTCAAAAAAGGGAAGATATTACTAAGAAGCCTCCacagttaagaaaaaaaagagcAGCGCCATTTGTGTACGAGccgtataaaataataagggaCGGTCAAGTTCAAGATTCCAAGAAAACAACTACAACCAGCAATATCAGCCCATTGATTAAACAACTTCAGTCAAGTGGAGTAGCTGATCGAGTTTCAAGATCTAACAAAGACGATAAACTACCAAAAAAGTCTTTGAATAGTCGCACATATGTAGATATAGGCAGAAAAGCCAGAGCCAAACCTCAAGTTTACAATGGTTCTGACCATACTTTTGTAGATGTGAGTATAGATCAACGTAGAGGTGAACCAAGGTATGAACTGAGACCTTCAAATCATAAAGCGGAGTACACACcagttgaaaacaaaagagcAATGTCCGTTGTAGCTTATAATGCACAGAAAACTactgaaaaaaacattataactACTAAGCCAACACCTATACGAGGTAGACAACGCTTTCGATCAACAACAACCACTGTACGTCCTGTATATGACGTAGCCCAATTTATCCCTAAGCCTTTACAAGTACAGAATGTAGCCGCATCAAATTCAGTTAAGAAAACAGTTACAACTGCTCCAGCTTCAGTTCAagagaaagaaagaaaacaagacGAAGATTCCGAAGAAGTAGAGGATAGTGAAGagtatgatgatgatgacgacgaaGAGGAAGAAGATGATGAAGAAGAAGTCCCTACTACTACCACAACGACAACTTTAAAACCATCATTTAGAAAGAGAATCAAATTTACTACAACTACTGAAAAAGTACCAGAGCACAACACAGAATCTGAAGCTCAACTACTTAAACTTGTAACTAGATTCCGCAACTACAAACCAACTGATGAATCCGAACCTAAAGATAAAGTAAAGCCAGCTCCTGAAGTGAAGAAAAATGTTGAAGAGTCTGACATAGCCCTGCCCAAGTACAgggaaaagaaaaagaagtcgCATACCAGCACAATAGTTACAGACTCCAATAAATATGGAAATGAGGATGAAGACGAAGATATGGAAAAAACTGTTGACGATTTAATAGGTGTGAAACACGATATGAAGGATTACATGCCTATGTATGAAAAAGAAGAGAGTAAGAAAAATAAGCATCATCAATCTcgaaatgaagaaaataatgacAGTAGAGAAGAAGAGGAGGAAGATAGTGAAAATGAGGATGaaaatgacgatgatgatgatgatcatccTGAAAATAGTGAGGAAGAAGAAAGTGGTGAAGATGATGAGGAAGAGGATGGTGAAGATGACAACGATGATAAAAAAGATGATGACAACACAGAACCAGAAATTCAAGCTACAACACCTGAACCAACAAAACGCACCCTTATTAGGACAACAGACGCTCCTCCAACAACAAAGGCAACATTCGTCCACACGACTATTCCTTCCATGCCCTCACGAATTATCAAACCGGAAGGCAGACCTGTTATAACAAGAAAGAAGATTGAAATACACAAAGAATTGCCTGTAAACAAATCGTCGCCTCATATAACACAATTCAAACAGGACATTAAACaagttgaaattattaaagaaattccTACAACATCAAGAAAGAAACCTCAAAAAAATGCTGAAGTTCTAAATTTGTATAAGGATGACAATTTAGCACAGGAAATTAATAAGTTAGGTGATGTTGAAATATTCCGCGAAAACTTGAACTTAAACGAAGGCCCCAAACATGGTGGAAATTATCGAAAAGCCACTAAAGAAGAATTAAGATTACTCAAACCAAGGGAAAATACCGCAAAACGTGCTAAAGATGCTGAAACTTCACAAAGTGAGACCAATAAGAATGTCGAGCTGGAAGAATTTGTGCCGAAAAGATTGCATGGAGGTAATTTAAAAGCATTAAGCGACACAAAGCGCAGTAGAAGTAGTGACAGAAACTCAAAACTTATTGAGCTAAATGACCCACCAGTAAGAATGCATGGAGGTAATCTTAAATATGACAAAGACAGACGAGGTGGAAGAAGAAGCGAAAAACTAATAGAACTCGACGACGAAGAAGATGATCATTCATCACAAGATGACAAAGAATATAAACCACTGAATACAAGACACGAAAGAATGCATGGGGGGAATTATAGAAGTGCTAAAATAGTAGCACCGCAAGAAGATGACGACATTCAAGTTAAAAGTTCAAAGAAAGAGTCACCAAGGAACGCAGCTTTACTATTGGCCCAGTTCGCTCAGGCTGCCCCGATATTGACAAGTACACCGGCCTACATATTAGATCCTAGTAAACGAATGTACTATTATGTTGATGCCtga